The Methanobacterium formicicum genome contains the following window.
CACTATCATGGTGTTTCCCTTTTTAATAACATCCGCAGCCAGTAATTGCTGGTAAAGGCGCGCTTCGATTTTTCCCTGTTCAATTAAAGGGTGTTGTATCCACCGGACCGGTTTTCTTGAAGGGTGGGTCTCATTTTGATGTTTCATTTTGTTATCCTGAAATAATGAAATTTTACTGCTTGATTACTATTGGAAATGAAAATTTCACATGGTTATTTATTTGGTATTGGTTTAATACAACTTTTTTCCCTATGAAATTTATTGTTTAAAAAATAGGGGCTACATTATAGTGTGGCAATGTATGGTTAAAAATAGGCCACTGTATGGTTTAGAATAAGTACGAATTATGGAATATTAAGAGATTGAGGTTTAACTCTCAAAATCCTCGTTTTTCTGGTAAATGACAATGTCTCCATTTTCTTTAATAACATGGTAATCCTTCAGTACAGGTTTTTTTTCACTGAGGGCGTCGATATAGTATTCGGCACCGGCAGCAGTTAACATGGAGGAGAATTCATTGGTATTTTTAAAATCTTTTAACACACCCCCAATCACCATTTTTTTCATACTCCAGGACACTGCCGGGCTGTAATCAGAGAAAATTACTTTTTCCTGGCATTGTGGATCGTAATCCTCCAGCCACTGGGTGGAAGGTTCAATGTACTTAATCAAGCAAGTATTGGGAGTATGTCCCATGAAAGTCACGGTCGATGATGTTAAAAATATCAAACCCACCACTGCGTATAATCCCCACGTCTTCCAAGTCTTGTTGTTAATCCTTAGCTTATATCTTTCAATTAAAACACTTAAACCCAGAATTATAAAGTAAGCCAGTGCCGGAAGCACGGTAATGAAATAGCGGTCAACTTTCATGGGAATGGTACTATGCATGATGAAGAAGGTTAAAAACCAGCATAGGAATAGTAAATCAATTTTTAAATGACTGTTTTTGCCATGGTGAAATATCTTGTAGGATAAGAGGCAGGTTAAAAACAGCAGAATATCCGTGATTATGTAAGATAAATAAAAAAAGCTCACCAGGCTTAAAATTATTAAAAAAACCAAGGCAACTATCTGCACCAGGCTTTTTTTATCCCTTTGGCTGACCTGCTCTATTTTATTTTTTAAAATGCTGTAGACGTATATGCTCAGGCCACAGAGGACCAGAACTACTGTTAAGTAAGATAAAATTGATGGAACTGCCTGGCTGGGGCTGAATAACTGATAATAACTGCCTTTAACCGGACCTACTCCCATGTAATTTAACAGATTATGCAGATAGTACAGGTTATCCGGGTTGTAGGCCACATCTCCCATACCAATGGACCTCCAGTTAGAGATAGAAGCGTTCATCAGTAATAGGAGATATGATATGTACTTGAATTTCTGGTAAAGGTAGATCACCACGGGGGTTATTAGTGCCCCCGCTACCAATAAATGGGTTAAATGTGTCTTTAACCCTTTTTCCAGAGCACTACCCATGGCCAAGTATAATATCATGGGAAATATTAAAAGGGCAGCAGTGTACCTGGTCAGAACTGCCAGAACAAACAGGGGCAGGGCCAGATATAAATATTTTGAATGTTCTTCCACACCTCTGACCATTAAATAAATAGCCCAAATTGAAAATGAGATGGCCGGAACATCAATAGAACCACTGGCGGCCCAGGAAATTATCAAGGGGAATGAAATATAAATTAAACAACCACATAAACTTTGGATTTCATTAAATCTTTGTTTTAGCAGGAGATAGAAACCGATGACCCCAAATATAAAGATGATAGCATCTATAATTATGATGATGTTACTGGACACAAAACCTGCCCGAAACACCAGGGAAGTTAAAAAAGGAATTAGGAAAGGCCCGTGTAATAAATCAGGATTTACCGGTCCCATTCCAGCGTAAAATAGGGCAACATTAAGGTAACTAAATACATCGAAGTAATTGACCCCAATTGATATTTGAACCGCAGAAATATAGATGGCAATGGTCACGGTTACAATGGTTAAAATTATCAGAGGATTTTTAAGCCTTTCCCTGATATTTTCAACTAGACCAGCTTTATTCTTCAATATAAATCACCTAAAAATAGAAATATTTACTTCTGTCTGGCTTTTTAATGGCTATTAAATTCTCCCATTCATCAAATACCACGTCCAGTCCGCACATACTGGGCACGTAGTTAGCAGCTTTAGCAGAATTAACCCCAATAACTTTAAAACCCATATCTTCTATGGGGGCCACAACCATGCAGGTATCACAGACTACATGTCCCCCAGCATTTTCTATGGTCTGGGTGTAACCCATTCTATCGGCGGCAGCTTTAATGGAAATGGACGTGCATATCCATAACTGATTAGCCAATTGTTTACCTTCTAACTCGTTGGCAACTTCTTTTATTTCCTCTAAAGAGGAATGAGGACACCCTAAACAAACCAGGTCTGGTTTTTGTGATGTGGAAAGTTTTTCACGGGTATTATTCAAATCTTCCCGGGTTACAGTTAATTTATCCAATGCATTGACATGTTTTAAAGCTTCCACATATTCCGGGGTGATATTTTCCATGTGATAAAGGGCCACTGCTCCGGAAGATGCCAGTGCCGCACCAAGGGCTTTTAATTGGTTTACTTGGGGCTTTATCTGAGTTTTATCCAGTAATCTAAAATAGGGGACTCCGTTTCCCACATTTTTTCCCACCAGATAACCAAGTGCACCATAATCTGCACCCTTTAATGGAGTTTCAACATCCACCAGCAGGTTGGGAACTCTCCCCTGGTCCAGGTGGTAGCCGTAGTTGGGTGTTCTACCACATATTGCTGCGGACAATGCCCCGGGACCACCTTCCCTATTAGTTCTTGCTCCCAGAACTGAATTGGCATAGCAAACTGCGGATGACTCGGACCAGGCAACATGACTGCCTAACAGTGGCACATTACCCACCAAGTAGGGGGTACAGGTACAGGTAGTGCTGATCCCCATTTTACGGTAGGCTTCCACGATGAGTAACTGTTTTTCAGTGAATTCCGTGGGAAAACCAAGTTCTGGCCCCCTGTCCAGGTCTACACCTGCGGGGTTGAGGGTACTGGGGACCACTACCTGGGCTCCTTCCTTGGCCAGTTCTTCCAGGTACTCCAGACCAGCATCACCAATGGTCTTATAGGAGACTCCGGCTATCTGGGCGGAAACAATTTCTACCATTCCATCTGCTCCATATATATCTCCCAGAGCGACCAGTATCTCCATGGATTTCTCCACAGCCGGGCCGTATTCTCCAGAATACATTTTTTCCTCTTCTCGGGTAAGATACATGTAATGCCTCAGTATTTTATGAATTCACTAACAGAATTATCCGATTTAAATAATATTCAGGGTCTCAGAACATTATTCCCTTATTTTATTTCTATATTTCTGGCAGGAATAATCTTTAAAGGCGCCCTTAATGGGAGTTGATGGTTAACTGACCTGTGAGCCTACAATGTCATTAACCAAGTTTTTGAAGTTTTCCAACTCTTTATAGGGTACCATTGCTCCAGCAGCAATGTTATGCCCACCACCTGCGCCGTTAAAACTTTTGGCTGCCTGCTCGAGGGCAAAACCCAGGTTGACTCCTTTCTGGGTCATTTCCAGTGTGGTACGTCCCGATACTTTAACGTCTTGGTGCATGCGGGATAAGGTTATCACTGGTTTTTGGGGATTTAATATCTCTAATTCAATCCCTAATGATGCTAATGTTCCCATTATCTTTTTATTACCTTTATCTTCGGTGTAAAGGTACTGCACATAGTCCATTTCCTGGGAACCTTCCCTGGAGATCCACCGGATGCCTTTGATCAAGGATTCCTGGTATTTGCTCAGATATTCCACTCCTTCGGCAATGGCTGAATCCCGTTCACCCAGACAGATGCTCAGTCCCACGGAGTATTTCTTGTTTTTACCACAGGCATCTAATATTTCGGCGTATTTTTCCAGATTTCGCAGTGCAGGTTTTTCCTGAGGCATGCTGTACACGGTGTCGAATATTTTTGGATTGATCCGGGTCAGGTGTTCAGTGAGGAAGTCTTTCTCCTCGTTGGCCAGGTCGGTGAACTTAATACCATAAGATATTCCAATTTTTTCCAGGAAGGCCTGACTTTTTTCCAGGTTTCCTGAAATCCCCGGGATGGCTGGCTGAAATGTGTGGGCCAGGGCCTTGTAAAGGGGTTCGGTTTTGGAGGAAATTTTAAGGTCTTCGTGTTGTTGCACCACTCCTGCCTCGGTGGCTTCAGATAAGATAGTCTCGTTCACACCAGTAAAACCATTGGCATACTGCATATCACCAAAGGCACCAACCAGGGCCAGTCCTGCTAATTCAACTTTGTTAAAAGATTTTACAGTGAGGTAGGTGACTCCCGAGGCACTAACATCCCGGGTCCCGTCCAGTCCGAACAGGTGGGGGTTCACATGCACCACAGTCTCTTCGTCATCTCCGGTGCTGTCCATGGTCTGGTGGTGGTCGGCGATTATAGACTGGCCATTGAGCCGGCCTATTCTCTCCACATAGCCACTCCCCATGTCACAGAAAAAGAAAAGTTTGTATTTCTCCTGGGAAAGCCTATCCAGGACTTTGTCCTGGAGACGGGGTACTAAAGTTACGTGGAACTTTCCCCCTTCCTGGGAGATGGCGTTGCAGATAACACCTGCCGCCGATATACCATCAGAATCATTGTGGGAGATCACTCTCACCACCTGGTCCTGATCCAAGTGCTCCTTCAGGAGCACATTTGCTTCTTCAGCTCTATTTAACAAGTAGTGCTGCTTTTTGTGGGTCATATCTCCATCCTTCAGGTAGAACTCCTTCCCGGGTGTAGTACTTTACCAGTCTTCTGATCCTGGATTCTACCAGCTGCAGACCCCTCTTGGTGTGCAGATCCTTAGGGTTTTCCTTAAGGTGGTCCCGGATGTTGACGGCCTTACGGATGAGGTTCATGAGGTCTTCAGGGTATTCTTCACCCTGGTCGTGTTTTTCCAGTACATGGGTTATTTTCATCCCGGTTACTGCTTTAACATCTGGAATTCCGTACTGGTCCCGTAGTATAACTCCGATGACACTGGTTGATTTTCCTTCTTTTCTCAGTTTTAATATGATTTCTTCTATTTCTTCAGTTGAGTATTCAACCCATTCAGGCTTTGCTGCCATAAAATCACCTCTTATAATATATCTATTCAAATTAGCTTTAAATACTGATTTAAGCTCAAAATGTTCATTCAGTTCTAGGCTAAAAGACATCATTAATGCGAGCTTATCTGGTCAAAGATTTCATTTATTCGCCATTTATAAAATCCTTATACCATTGGGCAAAGTTTTCCAGTGAACGGCGACGGTGGGAGAATTCATTCTTCTCTTTTCGGGTGAGTTCACCAAAGGTCTGGCTGTATCCTTCGGGTACAAACAGTGGATCGTAGGCGAAACCATGATCTCCTTTTTCCTGATGGGCTATCTGTCCTCCGACTACACCTAAAAAAGTCTCGGGCTCGGTCTTGGGTGTTGCAAACCCAATCACCGACCTGAACTCGGCGTAACGGTCTTCGACATTGTTCATCAGTTTTAAAATGCCTTGATTGCCCAGGGTGTCCTGCACGTATGATGAATATGTTCCTGGAAACCAGTTAAGAGCTTTTATAAACAAACCGGCATCTTCAACAATGACTGGTCTTCCTAGCCGCCGGGCAGCATCTACTGCACCAAAGCGAGCCACATCTATTAGCTCTCCCTGAATTTCAGGGTATCCCAGGTCTACGTGCTCCACCTCAATATTGAACTGGTGGAATATTCCTTGAGCTTCTTTTACTTTGTGTTGGTTACCGGTTATAAAGGTTATGTATAAAGGATCTTCTGATTTGCCCATGGATGCCACCAGTGTTATTTTGGATAATTTATTTGATATTTCACATTATATTGGTTTAACCGAATGTATAAACCTTATGCAGGCTTTAAAAATATTTATTTAATCTTTATTCTAATCAACTTATCTCTATTTACAGTATTAATTTCTATTATAATGAATGCCCACCAGCAACAGTAGCATTTATATACTTCTTAGTGTCTTTAAAGATTGTTAGAGTGATACCACTGACTTCAATGGACTTAAACTGAATGACAAGTAAAGTTGTGTAGAACGTTGGGTAGGGTAAAAATTTATTTTTGTTTTAGGTAAGTACCGTAAATTCCTGGAAAAAACATTTCTAAATAGTTTTAATTCCAAAATTAAACCAAGGACTAATTTCGTTTGGTGTGCATGAATTCCAAATTTAGTAATAAAAAATAAAGAATTATTATGCATTAAATGGAATGTCCTAAAATTTCTTAAAGACCATATTATTCCCAAACAGACATATCAACCGTTATTTTCTCTAAAAATTGATTTGAATAAATTAAAAAAAAATTAAGGGTGAAAAAACATGGTAAAAAGCGCTAATAACTTGGATAATGAGAAAAAAGTTTTTAAACCTAATTACATGTTGGTGGAAGAGGCCCACGTAAAGAACTGGGAGGCAGAAATCGAGAAGGGTAAAGATATTGAGAAGTACTGGGCAGAAAAGGCCGAACAATTTGAATGGTTCCAGAAATGGGACCAGGTCCTGGATGAAAGTAATAAACCATTCTACAAGTGGTTCACCAATGGTAAAATCAACCTGGCCTACAATGCCGTGGACCGCTGGATACACACCGATAAACGGAACCAGGTGGCTATACTCTACGCCAACGAGAGGGGTGACGAGAAGAAGCTCACCTACTACGAGCTCTACCGTGAAGTGAATAAAATGGCCAATGCCCTGAAGAACCTGGGCGTGGAAAAGGGAGACACAGTGTCCATGTACATGCCCATGTGCCCGGAACTTCTGATCTCCATGCTGGCCTGTAACAAGATTGGGGCAGTGCACAGCGTGGTATACTCGGGATTGAGTGTCGGTGCCTTTGTGGAGCGAATGAACGATGCCAAGGCCAAAATCCTGGTAACCGCCGATGGAACCTTCCGCCGGGGAAAAGTCATTGACCTTAAAAAAATCGTGGACGAAGCCATGCTGAAGTGCCACACCATTGAAACCACCATTGTGGTCAAGCACGCTGGAAACCCCATCCACATGTCGGAGTTAAGTGGTAAGGAAATATTCTACGACACACTCCTGGAGGGTGAACCGGACGAATGTCCAGTTGAGGAAATGGACTCAGAAGACCCTCTGTTCATACTTTACACTTCGGGAAGCACAGGGAAACCTAAGGCAGTTCTCCACACCACCGCAGGATATATGGTAGGGGTGGCCACCACCTTAAAAACCATTTTTGACATTCATAACGGTGATTTGTGGTGGTGTACTGGGGATATAGGCTGGATCACCGGCCACAGTTACCTTATCTACGGTCCCCTTCTTCTGGGGACCACCACCCTGGTATACGAAGGAGCCCCTGATTACCCGGATCCCGGGATATGGTGGAAGATCGTGGAAAAATACGGTGTAACCAAGTTATACACCTCCCCAACCGCTATAAGACATTTAATGCGTTACGGGAACAAGTACCCCACCGTCTACAACCTTTCTTCCTTGAAGATACTAGGCAGTGTAGGTGAACCCATGAACCCCGCCGCCTGGATGTGGCTGTACAGGAACATTGGCCAGGAAAAAACGCCAATTATGGATACCTGGTGGCAGACAGAGACCGGAATGCACATGATTTCCCCGCTGCCCGTTTCTCACCTGAAACCCGGTACACCCACCCTTCCCTTCCCGGGTGTGGACATCGATGTAGTGGATGAAAATGGAAACCCGGTCCCCGTGGGGGAAGACGGCTACGTGGTGGTTAAGAAACCATGGCCGGCCATGTTCCGTACCCTCTATAAGGATGAAAAAAGATTTGTCAATGTCTACTGGAAGGACATACCTGGCGGGGTCTACCGCGCCGGGGACATGGCCCGCAAGGACGAAGATGGTTACATCTGGATACAGGGCCGTTCTGATGACGTGCTGAAGATTGCAGGGCACCGGGTGGGAACTTCGGAGGTGGAAGCTGCCTTCTCCTCCCATCCAGCGGTAGCGGAAGCAGCAGTCATTGGTAAATCAGACCCGGTTAAGGGGCAGGTTATTAAGGCCTTTGTCATCCTCAAGGAGGGGTATAAATTAACCACCAAACTTATCAGTGAATTGCAGAGGCATGTGCGTTACGAACTGGGACCAGTGGCCGTGCTGGGTGACATTGTCCAGGTTGATAATCTACCCAAAACCAGGAGTGGTAAGATCATGCGCCGTGTACTCCGTGCCCGGGAAGAAGGAAAGGATCTGGGAGATTTATCCACCTTAGAAGATGGTTAACTCTTTAAGTGGATTCATTAATTTACCTAGATATCGTTAAGATAAAACCCGACCTGAGTGAAAATTGAAGATTTGATTGATTAAATAAGAGTTTCAGACCTTCATTTTCACTTAATTTGGGCTTTAAGGATGGACAGATTTTCATTGGGAATGTTAAAAAGGAGAATTTTTATAAAAAGTAAAAAATTAAGGAAATACCACTTTCATACTCATTAATTAACTTTTATTCTTATATTGTCGTTATCAAGTACCTTTTTATAGGCTTCGGCTTCGATCACGGTTTTCAACTTGGCCAGTGGGATGGATATCCCCCGGGATTCAAGTTTCAATGCTATTTTTTTAATGTCTTCGTATTCTGCTTTTAATGATATGACCTGGTCGTTATCATTTTTGAGATATTTAACTTGCACTTCTATTTCTAATTGGGTATTTTCGGTTTCAACTACTACTTTTCGGGAAATTATTTCAAAAGGGAGTTTTATATGATCTGTATGGAATATTTTCATCCCTAATGTACCTAATTCCAATGCAAGGAATTTTGAAATATCTTCTAAAGATTTTTTACTAACTTCTACTAAAAAAATATATTCTACACGTCCTTTTTTAGTAATACCATTCAGGACGTGTATATTTTTAGCTCCTCTCTCCATGGTGCGTTCAATAATGTAGGGCAAACCTTCGGTGGGTAGATCGTCCACGGTGATCATCAGCAGCATTTTTTCACCGGGATTAAAGTTCAGACATTATTTTAATTGTCCGTTTGCTGACTTCTTCCGCCCTTGGAATTCCTCCTGGTATTGCTGATGATATGTAGGCTCCGGCCACGGCCTTTCTTGCTATTTCACGGGGGGATGCTTCGGTGTTCATTGCTGCAGCAACTGCTGCCGGAACAATGATGTTGATAATGGTGTGGCCACATAACTGTAGCTCCACCACGGGAACTGCTGCCAGGGGGATTGCTTCCAGTATATCCATTTTTTTGTTAACCACTGCATCGGGTATTACATTTTGCGATAAACCGTCGAAAACAATTTTTTCTCCGTCAACAGTTACTTCGACCGTAGCGTCGGTATCAAATCCACAGTATCTTTTCAGGAAATCATTGGGGCGTCTACGACCACATCCCTGGTAGTTGGTTATCTTTATGTCTATATTTTTACCCATCATTCCACTGAACAGGACACTGCAAGCAGTTTCCACGTTGTTTAATTTTTCATCATCCAGCATGTGCACGATTTCATCCAGTTCTTTACCTTCTTTTAGTTTATCAAAGGTAAATTTAGCTCTTTCACTCACTGCCTTTGCTAATCCACCATCAGTGGCCAGTATCATTGCTTTGGTAACCGGTCCCCTTTTAACTTGTTCTGCTTTGCGGGATATGGTGTTGGTGGCTACTTTGGCCAGTTCTGGTTCGATCCAGAATTTTTCTTTAATTTCTCGTATTTTTTCAGCGGCCACTTCCAGGTCACCAGCACTGGATATTAGAACTTTCATGGCCAGTACAGCGTCGGCGGTCATGTGTCCCAGTGGGGGTTGTAATGGCCCACCAGAAAAACCAGCCCCGATTTCAAGGGACTCTTCAAATGCGGATAACATTTCTTCAAAGGCCATCATACCTATAACTGATGGTCCTCCGATATCTTTAATTATAACACCTAAATCCCCCACAAGGTGGGCGGTGTCATATTCTTCCCCGGTTCCTCGGATGTGGAGCTTTTCGGGAAGTCCAGCAGCTTCAACTGCACCCAGTCCGGCAACATAGGCGCTGTTATCTTTGAAAAATTCCCCATATTTTTCCCCTATTTCAGAATCTGGATGGACAATTTCGAGTATTGCTGCAGCTCCAAATATTGCTGCGGTAATTGGGCTTGGTGGCATGCCCACGTTAGCATAGGCCTTTAACATTCCTTTGGTTCCTGCGGCAGCACCGTTGCGGGCTATTTCAGGGAAAGCGATGTCTTCTCCCAGGGTACCATGACCATAGAGTGGTCCACCTCCCACACCCAGGGGCACAATACTTCCATCTATTTTGGTGATTTTGTTGTCAAAAACATCGTCATATAAAGCTTTTACTGCTGCGTAGCCTGATATCCTATTGTTTACTTTGGCGGTGGGCACGGCAATGACCCCGCAACGATCCACTCCGGCAATTATCCGGGCCATGGCCCCTAACTTCCGGTTCCCAGCGGGCACTCCGGCTTGTGCGTTTGTTCCGGCAAAATAACATAGAGCAGCACTTATAAGAGCGGCGTTTGCAGGATCAGCTCCTGCTAGTTCGGCGGATTCAATGGCTTTTTTTAATACATCGTCTATGGGTAGATGTTGAACATTGTGGTCGGTGAGCTTTATTTCTGTCCCTCTTAAAACCTCTTGTGCGATAGAGTTGGCTGCGCATATGGCAGCGACATTTAACATCCCATGTCCCTTGGTCAGAGCTTCTATCCGATCGTTAGTCATCATATCTATATCGGACGTTGAAGCCATAATGGCTGCTATTATCTCTTTTTCCATAGAATCACCGTTAATATATATGGGATGATGTTCTCATATAGTTTTTGATATATATTCATAATAAGAAATTTCAAATTATTATGCTGCTGAATTGCCTAATCTGGACATACCCTGGGCTTAACTCCAAAAAAAAGTAAATATGCAATATAGTGCTCAGAATCGTTATTATAACTTGTAACTTATTACTTATAAGTTATAACTTATAATTGGATTAACACGGGATCCTAGAATAATACAGTATCAGGTGTAACGGCCCCGCCCTTCTATTTCTTCTATCTTGGCCACTACTTCCCGGTAATCCCGGGCACCCTCATACCCTTTAAGTATATGGTCAAAACATTCCTGGCTGATATCATGGTGAATTCCATTAATGGCCTTTTTAAACACCAGGAGATCCACACCCTTGTCTTCCACCAGGTCGGAAACTTTACCCAATCCAAAGTCTATGAAGACCACGGATTTTCCATCCTCCCCCAATATGAGATTGCTGGTGGTAAGATCCCCGTGGATCAGGCCACAATCATGGAGACGGGCCACATTTTCCCCTATAGTCCGAGAAATTGAACGTATTTGGTTTAAATCAAGGGGATCCTCACTGCTGAAAATCTTTTTCACCTCTAAACCCTGGACCTTTTCCATGGTAATGGAGTATTCCTTCAAATCCACATCGTAAACCAGGGGGGTGACCACTCCGCAGCGTTTGGCCTCGGCCATGAGTTTGGCTTCATTTTTGGTCCTTTTTTTCCGCAGATAGTCATCTATTTCTTTAATCCGGTAACTCTTGACCACCCTCTTTTTAACCAGGACTTCTTCGCCCAGGTAATGATCGGGATAGATAT
Protein-coding sequences here:
- the larC gene encoding nickel insertion protein is translated as MLLMITVDDLPTEGLPYIIERTMERGAKNIHVLNGITKKGRVEYIFLVEVSKKSLEDISKFLALELGTLGMKIFHTDHIKLPFEIISRKVVVETENTQLEIEVQVKYLKNDNDQVISLKAEYEDIKKIALKLESRGISIPLAKLKTVIEAEAYKKVLDNDNIRIKVN
- a CDS encoding DHHA1 domain-containing protein, producing MTHKKQHYLLNRAEEANVLLKEHLDQDQVVRVISHNDSDGISAAGVICNAISQEGGKFHVTLVPRLQDKVLDRLSQEKYKLFFFCDMGSGYVERIGRLNGQSIIADHHQTMDSTGDDEETVVHVNPHLFGLDGTRDVSASGVTYLTVKSFNKVELAGLALVGAFGDMQYANGFTGVNETILSEATEAGVVQQHEDLKISSKTEPLYKALAHTFQPAIPGISGNLEKSQAFLEKIGISYGIKFTDLANEEKDFLTEHLTRINPKIFDTVYSMPQEKPALRNLEKYAEILDACGKNKKYSVGLSICLGERDSAIAEGVEYLSKYQESLIKGIRWISREGSQEMDYVQYLYTEDKGNKKIMGTLASLGIELEILNPQKPVITLSRMHQDVKVSGRTTLEMTQKGVNLGFALEQAAKSFNGAGGGHNIAAGAMVPYKELENFKNLVNDIVGSQVS
- a CDS encoding glycosyltransferase family 39 protein yields the protein MKNKAGLVENIRERLKNPLIILTIVTVTIAIYISAVQISIGVNYFDVFSYLNVALFYAGMGPVNPDLLHGPFLIPFLTSLVFRAGFVSSNIIIIIDAIIFIFGVIGFYLLLKQRFNEIQSLCGCLIYISFPLIISWAASGSIDVPAISFSIWAIYLMVRGVEEHSKYLYLALPLFVLAVLTRYTAALLIFPMILYLAMGSALEKGLKTHLTHLLVAGALITPVVIYLYQKFKYISYLLLLMNASISNWRSIGMGDVAYNPDNLYYLHNLLNYMGVGPVKGSYYQLFSPSQAVPSILSYLTVVLVLCGLSIYVYSILKNKIEQVSQRDKKSLVQIVALVFLIILSLVSFFYLSYIITDILLFLTCLLSYKIFHHGKNSHLKIDLLFLCWFLTFFIMHSTIPMKVDRYFITVLPALAYFIILGLSVLIERYKLRINNKTWKTWGLYAVVGLIFLTSSTVTFMGHTPNTCLIKYIEPSTQWLEDYDPQCQEKVIFSDYSPAVSWSMKKMVIGGVLKDFKNTNEFSSMLTAAGAEYYIDALSEKKPVLKDYHVIKENGDIVIYQKNEDFES
- a CDS encoding XTP/dITP diphosphatase — encoded protein: MGKSEDPLYITFITGNQHKVKEAQGIFHQFNIEVEHVDLGYPEIQGELIDVARFGAVDAARRLGRPVIVEDAGLFIKALNWFPGTYSSYVQDTLGNQGILKLMNNVEDRYAEFRSVIGFATPKTEPETFLGVVGGQIAHQEKGDHGFAYDPLFVPEGYSQTFGELTRKEKNEFSHRRRSLENFAQWYKDFINGE
- the acs gene encoding acetate--CoA ligase yields the protein MVKSANNLDNEKKVFKPNYMLVEEAHVKNWEAEIEKGKDIEKYWAEKAEQFEWFQKWDQVLDESNKPFYKWFTNGKINLAYNAVDRWIHTDKRNQVAILYANERGDEKKLTYYELYREVNKMANALKNLGVEKGDTVSMYMPMCPELLISMLACNKIGAVHSVVYSGLSVGAFVERMNDAKAKILVTADGTFRRGKVIDLKKIVDEAMLKCHTIETTIVVKHAGNPIHMSELSGKEIFYDTLLEGEPDECPVEEMDSEDPLFILYTSGSTGKPKAVLHTTAGYMVGVATTLKTIFDIHNGDLWWCTGDIGWITGHSYLIYGPLLLGTTTLVYEGAPDYPDPGIWWKIVEKYGVTKLYTSPTAIRHLMRYGNKYPTVYNLSSLKILGSVGEPMNPAAWMWLYRNIGQEKTPIMDTWWQTETGMHMISPLPVSHLKPGTPTLPFPGVDIDVVDENGNPVPVGEDGYVVVKKPWPAMFRTLYKDEKRFVNVYWKDIPGGVYRAGDMARKDEDGYIWIQGRSDDVLKIAGHRVGTSEVEAAFSSHPAVAEAAVIGKSDPVKGQVIKAFVILKEGYKLTTKLISELQRHVRYELGPVAVLGDIVQVDNLPKTRSGKIMRRVLRAREEGKDLGDLSTLEDG
- a CDS encoding aconitase X, translating into MYLTREEEKMYSGEYGPAVEKSMEILVALGDIYGADGMVEIVSAQIAGVSYKTIGDAGLEYLEELAKEGAQVVVPSTLNPAGVDLDRGPELGFPTEFTEKQLLIVEAYRKMGISTTCTCTPYLVGNVPLLGSHVAWSESSAVCYANSVLGARTNREGGPGALSAAICGRTPNYGYHLDQGRVPNLLVDVETPLKGADYGALGYLVGKNVGNGVPYFRLLDKTQIKPQVNQLKALGAALASSGAVALYHMENITPEYVEALKHVNALDKLTVTREDLNNTREKLSTSQKPDLVCLGCPHSSLEEIKEVANELEGKQLANQLWICTSISIKAAADRMGYTQTIENAGGHVVCDTCMVVAPIEDMGFKVIGVNSAKAANYVPSMCGLDVVFDEWENLIAIKKPDRSKYFYF
- a CDS encoding 30S ribosomal protein S15 translates to MAAKPEWVEYSTEEIEEIILKLRKEGKSTSVIGVILRDQYGIPDVKAVTGMKITHVLEKHDQGEEYPEDLMNLIRKAVNIRDHLKENPKDLHTKRGLQLVESRIRRLVKYYTREGVLPEGWRYDPQKAALLVK